The genomic DNA CGTTGACCACAGGAGTAACCGAATGACGCGCCATGCGCACATCCTGGCAACCGGCAGTTATGCGCCCGCGCGCGTCGTGCCGAACGCCGAGTTTGACGCCCGCTTTGGCGAACCGGTCGGCGATTGGCTCGTCGCCAACGTTGGCATCCATGAGCGACGCTACATGCGCGACGATGAAACCACGTCGGACATGGTGACGGCAGCAGCCCGGCAGGCGCTGGAGCGCGCCCGGCTTGATCCGACCGATCTCGACCTCATCATCGTTGCGACCGACACGCCGGATTATCTGTCGCCGGCCACGGCCTCGGTCGTCCAGTCCAAGCTGGGCGCGCGGCGGGCCGGAACGTTCGACCTCAACGCCGCCTGCGCCGGCTGGGTGACGGCGCTCAACCAGGCCGCGCTGACCATCACCGCCGATGCCGACTACCGGCACGTTCTCGTGGCCGGGGGCTACGGCATGAGCCGCTTCCTCGACCCCCACGATAAGTACACCGCAACGCTGTTTGCCGACGGCGCCGGCGCGGTCATCCTCGGGGCCGGCGAACGACCCGGTTTCCTGGCCGGCAAGCTCCAGGCGGTCGGGGAGTTTCACGACGCCATGGGGATTTATACCGGTGGGACGTTTCGCCCGTGCACGGCCGCGACCCTGGCCGCCTTTGGCCCGCCCAAGGTGCAGTTCATTCGCAAGTTTCCCCGCACGTTCAACACCGAATACTGGCCTGCGCTGATTCGCGCGGCGCTGGCCAAGGCGGCGCTCCCGCTCGCCGAAGTGGATTGGTTTCTGTTCACGCAGATCAACCTGCGCACCATCGAAATGGTGATGGACCTGCTCGGACAACCGCTCACCAAGACCCACTGGATCATGGACAAGTGGGGCTACACCGGCTCGGCCTGCCTGCCCATGGCGCTCGACGACCTGGTGATGACACGGCAGGAACTGCGTCCCGGACAAACCATCGTGTTCTGCGCCAGCGGCGGGGGCATCGCCCTGGCCGCGTCAGTCTGGAGGTGGATCTAACGCCATGCTGGTTGGATTGGGCGATTACCTTGGCCGCCGCGCCGTGTATTCCCCGGACGCGCCGGCCTTTGTGGATGCCGGCAAGGCAACGCCACTCCGGCTGACCTTTGCCGAAGCCGACGTGCGCGCAACGCGCGTTGCCGCCGCGCTCCGCCGCATCGGCGTTGGTCAGGGTGATCGCGTCGCCCTGCTGGCGCGGGACGGCATCGAACACCTGGACGCCTTCTTTGCCTGCGCCAAGCTCGGCGCACTGCATACGCCGTTCAACTGGCGGCTGCACTGGCGGGAAAACCTGGCCATCATCAAACAACTGCAACCCCGAGTCCTGCTTTTCGGCGACGACTTCGCCGAGGCCGTCGCGGCCATGCAGTCCACGGGCGAACTGGGCGACACGGCCCTGGTTCACCTCGGAGCGCTGCCGGTTGCCGACAGCTTCGCGTTTGCCGAATGGCTGACGACACCCGCCCCAGACTTTGCCCCGGCGCCGGTTCAACCGGAAGACATCGCGGCGCTCATCTTCACCGGAGGCACGACCGGAACGCCAAAGGCAGCGGCCATTTCCCACCGCCAGATTGCCTGGAACACGCTCAACACCGTCCTGCACGACCTGCGGCACGGCGACTGTTACCTGAACGTCTTCCCGCTCTTTCACACGGGCGGGCTGTTTGTCTATACCGTGCCGTTGGCGATTCTGGGCGGGACGACGATTCTCGTTCGGCAGTTCGACGCGGCCCAGACGCTTGACCTCATTGCCCGCGAGCGGGTGACGGTCTTTGCCGGCGTGCCGACGATGTACCAGATGATGCTGGCCGCGCCGACCTGGGCCACGGCCGACCTCTCTTCGCTGCGCTTTTGCACCAGCGGTGGCGCACCGCTGCCACTCACCATCATTGAGGCCTACCGGGTCCAAAAAGGCGTGTGCTTCAAGCAGGGATTCGGGATGACCGAGTTCGGCCCCGGCGTCTTTGCCCTTGCCCCAGACGATGCCGAACGCAAGGCCGGCTCCATCGGACGGCCAAACTTTTTCGTCGAAGCCGCCGTGATGGACGACGCCGGGAATCTGCTCCCGCCGGAAGTCGCCGGTGAGCTGGTGCTGCGCGGGCCGTCCGGTTCGTCCGGGTACTTTGGCAATCCTGATGCCACGGCGGCCAGCCGTGACGCCGCGGGCTGGTTTCACACCGGCGACATGGCGCGGTATGACGCCGAAGGCTACTTCTTCATCGTTGACCGCAAGAAGGACATGTTCATTTCGGGCGGCGAAAACGTCTATCCGGCCGAGATCGAGCAGGCGCTCTACACCCATCCGGCCGTGGCCATGTGTGCCGTCGTCGGACTTCCCGACCCGAAGTGGGGTGAAGTCGGCGCGGCCTGCGTCGTCCTGAAGCCGGAGATGACGGCGACCGAAACCGAACTCATCACGTTTCTGCGCGACCGCCTGGCCGGGTACAAGGTTCCGAAGACCGTTCACTTCCTTGACGCCCTGCCAATGAGCGCGGCCGGCAAGGTTCTCAAGCGCGAGCTCCGCGACCGGCTCGCGCCACCACCTACGACCAACTGACCACACTTCATGAGTTTATCGAGGAGTAAGGAGTTCACCCCTATGCACAACCAACTTTTGCGCCTTTGCCTGGCGCTCCTGATGGGTTGTCTGGGTAGCTTGCCCGGCTTTGGGCAGGTTTCCACCGGACAGCTCAGCGGGACGATCACCGATCCTTCCGGGGCAGTCGTTCCGGGCGCGACCGTGACCGTCACGCAAAAAGGTACGGGCACGACCCGCACCGTCACCACCGGCGATAACGGCACGTACACAATTCCGTTGCTGCCACCCGGCAGCTATCGGATCGAGGCGACGGCCGGAAACTTCCGCAAAACCGTGCTGGAAGAAGTTCCCGTGCGGATTACCGAAAACACCACGGTTGACCTGACCCTGCAAGTTGGCGATGTCAGCGGGGAGGTCGTCGTCGTCACCGCTGAGGGTCCACTCGTTCGGA from Chloracidobacterium validum includes the following:
- a CDS encoding 3-oxoacyl-ACP synthase III family protein — encoded protein: MTRHAHILATGSYAPARVVPNAEFDARFGEPVGDWLVANVGIHERRYMRDDETTSDMVTAAARQALERARLDPTDLDLIIVATDTPDYLSPATASVVQSKLGARRAGTFDLNAACAGWVTALNQAALTITADADYRHVLVAGGYGMSRFLDPHDKYTATLFADGAGAVILGAGERPGFLAGKLQAVGEFHDAMGIYTGGTFRPCTAATLAAFGPPKVQFIRKFPRTFNTEYWPALIRAALAKAALPLAEVDWFLFTQINLRTIEMVMDLLGQPLTKTHWIMDKWGYTGSACLPMALDDLVMTRQELRPGQTIVFCASGGGIALAASVWRWI
- a CDS encoding acyl-CoA synthetase, yielding MLVGLGDYLGRRAVYSPDAPAFVDAGKATPLRLTFAEADVRATRVAAALRRIGVGQGDRVALLARDGIEHLDAFFACAKLGALHTPFNWRLHWRENLAIIKQLQPRVLLFGDDFAEAVAAMQSTGELGDTALVHLGALPVADSFAFAEWLTTPAPDFAPAPVQPEDIAALIFTGGTTGTPKAAAISHRQIAWNTLNTVLHDLRHGDCYLNVFPLFHTGGLFVYTVPLAILGGTTILVRQFDAAQTLDLIARERVTVFAGVPTMYQMMLAAPTWATADLSSLRFCTSGGAPLPLTIIEAYRVQKGVCFKQGFGMTEFGPGVFALAPDDAERKAGSIGRPNFFVEAAVMDDAGNLLPPEVAGELVLRGPSGSSGYFGNPDATAASRDAAGWFHTGDMARYDAEGYFFIVDRKKDMFISGGENVYPAEIEQALYTHPAVAMCAVVGLPDPKWGEVGAACVVLKPEMTATETELITFLRDRLAGYKVPKTVHFLDALPMSAAGKVLKRELRDRLAPPPTTN